The DNA window TTTTGAACTGAAAGGACGGCACGGCAAAGGAGTCCCGGATCGACCGCTTCAGGGCAAGACCCTTGGGCTCATTTTCGACAAGGCATCGACTCGAACCCGGGTCTCCTTTGAGGCGGCCATGATTCAGCTGGGTGGCACCTCCCTGTTTTTGAGTGCCAGGGATACCCAACTGATTCGAAACGAGCCTATTGCAGACACGGCCCGTGTTCTGTCCAGGTATCTTGATGGCCTGGTCGTTCGAACATATTCCCAGGATTTGCTTCAAGAATTGGCAGCCAGGGCCTCTATCCCTGTGATCAACGCACTGACCGATCTTTACCATCCATGCCAGATATTGAGTGACCTTATGACGATATTGGAAAAAAAGGGCACTCTGGAGAGACTCAAGATCGTCTGGGTAGGAGACGGAAACAACGTGGCCCACTCCTGGCTGAACGCATCAGCCATCCTGGGTGCTGACCTGGTTCTTGCGTGCCCGGAAGGTTACCATCCCAACGAGGAGATTTTGGGACCTGCAAAAAACGACGCGAATGGCCGTATAGTCGTCCTTTGTGATCCTAAAGAGGCCGTTCGCGAT is part of the Deltaproteobacteria bacterium genome and encodes:
- the argF gene encoding ornithine carbamoyltransferase — encoded protein: MKKDLLTLRDLSAGDFEALFARSFELKGRHGKGVPDRPLQGKTLGLIFDKASTRTRVSFEAAMIQLGGTSLFLSARDTQLIRNEPIADTARVLSRYLDGLVVRTYSQDLLQELAARASIPVINALTDLYHPCQILSDLMTILEKKGTLERLKIVWVGDGNNVAHSWLNASAILGADLVLACPEGYHPNEEILGPAKNDANGRIVVLCDPKEAVRDADVIYTDVWASMGQESESANRKEAFKTYQVDQALVALAKKDVMVMHCLPAHRGEEITADVLEGPHSVVWDQAENKLHMHKAILEMFISH